The following are encoded together in the Lactuca sativa cultivar Salinas chromosome 1, Lsat_Salinas_v11, whole genome shotgun sequence genome:
- the LOC111896961 gene encoding translocase of chloroplast 34, chloroplastic, translated as MASQFIREWSGIQQFPPATQDKLLQLLGKLKEKKRDRLTILVMGKGGVGKSSTVNSIIGERAVTVSAFQSEALRPTMVSRERSGFTLNIIDTPGIVEGGYVNDQALEIIKRFLLNKTIDVLLYVDRLDAYRVDTLDGQIVKAISNSFGQQIWRKAIVVLTHAQLSPPDCLSYDEFLAKRSEALLKVVYRGARFRKLDIENFPIPIGLVENSSRCNKNEKDEKILPNGSAWIPSIVETITEVSLTESKSILVDQKLIDGPNPNERGKLFIPFIIAFQYFFVVKPLQRSIKNDIAKELKPLWA; from the exons ATGGCGTCTCAGTTTATCCGTGAATGGAGTGGGATTCAGCAATTCCCTCCCGCCACCCAGGACAAGTTGCTACAACTGTTGGGAAAACTAAAGGAGAAG AAAAGGGACAGGTTAACGATTCTTGTAATGGGGAAAGGTGGAGTTGGAAAGTCTTCAACTGTGAACTCTATCATTGGTGAAAGAGCAGTTACTGTTAGTGCTTTTCAG TCAGAAGCATTGAGGCCTACAATGGTGTCAAGAGAGAGGTCAGGGTTTACACTGAACATCATTGACACACCAGGCATTGTTGAAGGAGGATATGTTAATGATCAAGCTCTTGAAATCATCAAAAG GTTTCTTTTGAACAAGACAATAGATGTTTTGCTCTATGTGGATCGATTAGATGCATATAGAGTTGATACATTAGATGGACAAATTGTGAAAGCTATAAGCAATAGTTTTGGTCAACAAATATGGAGAAAAGCAATTGTAGTTCTCACACATGCTCAATTATCACCTCCAGATTGTCTTTCTTATGATGAATTTTTAGCAAAAAGATCTGAAGCTCTTCTCAAGGTTGTGTATCGTGGTGCTAGGTTCAGAAAACTAGATATCGAG AACTTTCCTATTCCTATTGGTTTGGTTGAAAACAGTAGCAGATGCAACAAAAATGAGAAAGATGAAAAG ATTCTTCCAAATGGGAGTGCATGGATTCCAAGCATAGTGGAAACAATCACAGAAGTCAGTTTGACCGAAAGCAAAAGCATTTTGGTTGACCAGAAGTTAATTGATGGGCCTAATCCAAATGAAAGAGGGAAACTATTCATTCCTTTCATCATAGCATTTCAA TACTTTTTTGTTGTGAAACCGCTTCAAAGATCAATCAAGAATGATATTGCGAAAGAGTTAAAGCCTTTATGGGCATGA